From Microbacterium sp. YJN-G, a single genomic window includes:
- a CDS encoding chaplin family protein, whose amino-acid sequence MRTIVKHALWGALIAGGVSLLGATAANAAETNGDDGLLSGTQVVAPITAPVEVSDNSLSLLGDSFADSSADADPAPAPETDAQTSGVDGTASGTQVVADADAPVTVTDNSVAVLGTSSTDGDSTAPATSEDGTTDASTTGSDGTASGTQAVADADAPVTVTDNSVAVLGTSSTDGDSTASATSEDGTNDATTDGADGIASGTQVLAPTDAPITVTDNSVAVLGTSSTGGDSTATAASEDGTDYASTSGTDGIASGTQVLAPADAPVTVTDNSVAVLGTSSTDGDTTAPAEPTDVSTDGLTDGLTEGLTDGEGALFGFPLLARAAVDVTGDSDGISGALTFSGDSFAIDAEGTTETADGESTTGDGMLFRTARLMFAAASEPAEVGSDVVVDGSVSGDPAPQPRTEPAAGVDEIPATDVVTSPSVIASASAVLDTRTTGSNATGSSALAASVLAATGGDSVAALGLLAGLMLLSGGALVARIV is encoded by the coding sequence ATGCGCACTATCGTCAAGCACGCCCTCTGGGGCGCGCTCATCGCCGGCGGCGTATCGCTGCTCGGCGCGACGGCCGCGAACGCGGCCGAAACGAACGGAGACGACGGTCTCCTCTCCGGCACGCAGGTCGTCGCCCCGATCACGGCACCCGTCGAGGTCAGCGACAATTCCCTGTCGCTGCTCGGAGACAGCTTCGCCGACTCGTCGGCGGATGCTGACCCGGCCCCGGCTCCCGAGACCGACGCTCAGACGAGCGGCGTCGACGGAACCGCCTCGGGTACTCAGGTCGTGGCGGATGCCGACGCACCGGTCACCGTGACCGACAACAGCGTCGCCGTGCTGGGAACGTCCAGCACTGACGGCGACAGCACGGCACCTGCGACGTCCGAAGACGGCACCACCGACGCCAGCACCACCGGCAGCGATGGAACCGCCTCCGGCACGCAGGCGGTCGCGGATGCCGACGCACCGGTCACCGTGACCGACAACAGCGTCGCCGTGCTGGGCACGTCCAGCACCGACGGCGACAGCACGGCATCTGCGACGTCCGAAGACGGAACCAACGACGCCACCACTGACGGCGCTGACGGCATCGCCTCCGGCACCCAGGTGCTCGCACCGACCGACGCACCGATCACCGTGACCGACAACAGCGTCGCCGTGCTGGGCACGTCCAGCACGGGCGGCGACAGCACCGCCACCGCGGCATCCGAAGACGGAACCGATTACGCCAGCACCAGCGGCACCGACGGTATCGCCTCGGGCACCCAGGTGCTCGCACCGGCCGACGCACCCGTCACCGTGACCGACAACAGCGTCGCCGTGCTGGGCACGTCCAGCACGGACGGCGACACGACCGCCCCGGCGGAGCCGACCGACGTATCCACGGACGGGCTCACCGACGGGCTCACCGAGGGTCTCACGGACGGCGAGGGAGCCCTCTTCGGCTTCCCGCTGCTCGCCCGGGCCGCGGTGGACGTGACCGGTGACTCGGACGGCATCTCGGGTGCACTCACGTTCTCGGGCGACTCCTTCGCGATCGACGCGGAGGGGACGACGGAGACAGCAGATGGTGAGTCCACGACCGGCGACGGCATGCTGTTCCGCACCGCGCGGCTGATGTTCGCCGCGGCGTCGGAGCCGGCCGAGGTCGGAAGCGATGTTGTCGTCGACGGCAGCGTCAGCGGCGACCCGGCTCCGCAGCCGCGGACCGAGCCGGCGGCGGGTGTCGATGAGATCCCTGCCACCGACGTGGTGACCTCGCCGAGCGTGATTGCCTCGGCATCCGCTGTCCTGGACACGCGCACGACTGGCTCGAACGCCACGGGCTCATCCGCCCTGGCGGCGAGCGTCCTGGCGGCGACCGGCGGTGATTCGGTGGCGGCGCTGGGCCTGCTCGCGGGCCTGATGCTGCTGAGCGGCGGCGCTCTGGTCGCCCGCATCGTCTGA
- the rplI gene encoding 50S ribosomal protein L9, translating into MAKLILTNEVAGLGSAGDVIEVKNGYARNYLIPQGFAVAWTRGGAKQVESIQAARKARAIHDLDEANALKAKLEGTKVRLAVKAGAEGRLFGSVKTADVADAVAAAELGSIDKRKVHFAAPIKSVGEHEATVRLHDDVTAVITLQVVAAK; encoded by the coding sequence ATGGCAAAGCTGATTCTCACGAACGAGGTCGCCGGGCTCGGAAGCGCCGGTGACGTCATCGAGGTCAAGAACGGGTACGCCCGCAACTACCTCATCCCCCAGGGCTTCGCTGTCGCGTGGACCCGTGGTGGCGCCAAGCAGGTCGAGTCGATCCAGGCCGCCCGCAAGGCGCGTGCGATCCACGACCTCGACGAGGCGAACGCCCTCAAGGCGAAGCTCGAGGGCACCAAGGTGCGCCTGGCCGTCAAGGCCGGTGCCGAGGGTCGCCTGTTCGGCTCGGTGAAGACGGCCGACGTGGCCGACGCTGTCGCCGCCGCCGAGCTGGGCTCCATCGACAAGCGCAAGGTGCACTTCGCCGCCCCGATCAAGTCGGTCGGCGAGCACGAGGCGACCGTCCGTCTGCACGACGACGTCACCGCCGTGATCACCCTCCAGGTGGTCGCCGCCAAGTGA
- the rpsR gene encoding 30S ribosomal protein S18: MAGKSSGDRRKPRKGGKPTAPAKSIRVGVIDYKDVATLRKFISERGKIRARRITGVSVQEQRLIAKAIKNAREMALLPYAGAGR, translated from the coding sequence ATGGCTGGAAAGTCGAGCGGCGACCGCCGCAAGCCGCGGAAGGGTGGCAAGCCCACCGCTCCCGCGAAGTCGATCCGCGTGGGCGTCATTGACTACAAGGACGTCGCAACGCTTCGCAAGTTCATCTCGGAGCGCGGCAAGATCCGCGCCCGTCGTATCACCGGTGTCTCCGTGCAGGAGCAGCGTCTGATCGCCAAGGCGATCAAGAACGCTCGCGAGATGGCTCTCCTGCCCTACGCCGGCGCTGGCCGCTGA
- a CDS encoding single-stranded DNA-binding protein has protein sequence MAGETVITVVGNLTADPELRYTQNGLPVANFTIASTPRTFDRQANEWKDGEALFLRASVWREFAEHVAGSLTKGMRVIAQGRLRQRSYQDRDGNNRTAIELEVDEIGPSLRYATAQVTRAASGGGGGGGSFQGGGRPQQQQVSEEPWSTPGSSSADAWSTPGSFGDDTPF, from the coding sequence ATGGCCGGCGAAACCGTCATCACCGTGGTGGGCAACCTCACCGCAGACCCCGAGCTGCGTTACACGCAGAACGGTCTGCCGGTGGCGAACTTCACCATCGCCTCGACTCCGCGCACGTTCGACCGTCAGGCCAACGAGTGGAAGGACGGCGAAGCGCTGTTCCTCCGTGCGTCGGTGTGGCGGGAGTTCGCCGAGCACGTGGCAGGCTCGCTGACCAAGGGCATGCGCGTCATCGCGCAGGGCCGTCTGCGTCAGCGCTCCTACCAGGACCGCGACGGCAACAACCGCACGGCGATCGAGCTGGAGGTTGACGAGATCGGTCCGTCGCTGCGCTACGCGACGGCACAGGTCACGCGGGCCGCATCCGGCGGCGGTGGCGGTGGCGGAAGCTTCCAGGGCGGTGGCCGCCCGCAGCAGCAGCAGGTCTCGGAGGAGCCGTGGTCGACCCCCGGCTCGTCGAGCGCTGACGCGTGGAGCACCCCGGGTAGCTTCGGCGACGACACCCCGTTCTAA
- the rpsF gene encoding 30S ribosomal protein S6, which produces MTHQYELMVILTPELDERQVAPNLDKFLKVITNDGGSIDKVDIWGKRRFAYEINKKNEGIYAVVNFTATSEATQELDRQLKLSELVFRTKVLRAEEAQAMVAAEAKRAADKAARKPKVAKA; this is translated from the coding sequence GTGACGCACCAGTACGAGCTCATGGTCATTCTGACCCCCGAGCTGGACGAGCGCCAGGTTGCCCCCAACCTCGACAAGTTCCTGAAGGTCATCACTAACGATGGTGGCTCGATCGACAAGGTCGACATCTGGGGCAAGCGCCGTTTCGCCTATGAGATCAACAAGAAGAACGAGGGCATCTACGCCGTCGTCAACTTCACCGCGACGAGCGAGGCCACTCAGGAGCTCGACCGTCAGCTGAAGCTGAGCGAGCTCGTCTTCCGCACCAAGGTTCTGCGCGCCGAAGAGGCTCAGGCCATGGTCGCCGCCGAGGCGAAGCGCGCCGCTGACAAGGCCGCTCGCAAGCCCAAGGTCGCGAAGGCGTAA
- a CDS encoding DUF6716 putative glycosyltransferase, protein MTYPGSREPRLRVVAIGDADSFVKWAAHLVDRVDDISQHLLLVRTPLTVSDAQKDAAIAGTRFAEHPKTVTRIAFADVADWLARDLPDVVVLAGRAPFVRLMSREIDRLTRRPVVVSGLPGMSIPALRGALDYRRHCDLMVVHSRREVAAYAQLGRAIGATVPIALATLPFAHRAAARPGDTDLVFAAQALVPADRDDRRRIAEILRLAAVADPSRRVVVKLRSRPGEVEAHQERDGYTELLDHAPDNLVFSFAPMSEALETAEGLVTVSSTAAIEAMAAGVPVIALDTFGVRSELLNRVFEGSGLLGGAEDVVARRFRHPDPRWATTNYFHDPRDSRWWEQVQRLVAQRRSGMLPARTVPRPRGGALHAAWHRRNVLGAEDRSLTGRLAGLLVTPVISALAAVRRRRGTGTADADATEDFTLAPSPLAEPVRRRPAASAPIR, encoded by the coding sequence ATGACCTACCCGGGCAGCCGGGAGCCCCGGCTGCGGGTGGTCGCGATCGGCGACGCCGACTCGTTCGTGAAGTGGGCCGCCCACCTCGTCGACCGCGTCGACGACATCAGCCAGCATCTGCTGCTGGTGCGCACACCGCTGACGGTCAGCGACGCCCAGAAGGATGCCGCGATCGCCGGCACCCGGTTCGCCGAGCATCCGAAGACCGTCACGCGCATCGCCTTCGCCGACGTCGCGGACTGGCTGGCCCGCGACCTGCCGGATGTCGTCGTGCTCGCCGGACGTGCGCCGTTCGTGCGGCTGATGAGCCGGGAGATCGACCGGCTCACCCGGCGTCCTGTCGTGGTCAGCGGGCTGCCCGGCATGTCGATCCCCGCGCTGCGGGGTGCGCTCGACTACCGCCGGCACTGCGACCTGATGGTCGTGCACTCCCGCCGCGAGGTCGCCGCGTACGCGCAGCTCGGCCGGGCGATCGGCGCCACCGTGCCGATCGCGCTGGCGACCCTACCGTTCGCGCATCGTGCGGCCGCCCGCCCCGGCGACACGGATCTGGTCTTCGCCGCGCAGGCGCTCGTGCCGGCCGACCGCGACGACCGGCGCCGCATCGCCGAGATCCTGCGCCTGGCGGCCGTCGCCGACCCGTCCCGCCGCGTGGTCGTCAAGCTGCGCTCGAGGCCCGGCGAGGTCGAGGCGCACCAGGAGCGCGACGGCTACACCGAGCTGCTCGATCACGCCCCCGACAACCTCGTCTTCTCGTTCGCCCCGATGTCCGAGGCGCTCGAGACCGCCGAGGGACTGGTGACGGTGAGCTCGACGGCCGCGATCGAGGCGATGGCTGCCGGTGTGCCGGTGATCGCGCTCGACACGTTCGGGGTGCGCTCCGAGCTGCTGAACCGGGTGTTCGAGGGCAGCGGCCTGCTGGGAGGGGCGGAGGACGTCGTCGCCCGCCGCTTCCGGCATCCCGACCCCCGCTGGGCGACGACCAACTACTTCCACGACCCGCGCGACTCGCGCTGGTGGGAGCAGGTGCAGCGGCTCGTCGCGCAGCGACGGAGCGGGATGCTGCCCGCGCGCACCGTGCCGCGGCCGCGCGGCGGTGCGCTGCACGCCGCCTGGCACCGCCGCAACGTGCTGGGCGCCGAGGACCGCAGCCTCACCGGGCGGCTCGCTGGGCTGCTGGTCACCCCGGTGATCTCGGCGCTCGCCGCGGTGCGCCGCCGCCGCGGCACGGGCACAGCGGATGCCGATGCCACGGAGGACTTCACGCTGGCGCCGAGCCCGCTCGCGGAGCCTGTGCGGCGCCGGCCTGCGGCATCCGCTCCGATCCGGTAG
- a CDS encoding N-acetylneuraminate synthase family protein, translating to MTVSIAERVIGGGRPTYVIAEIGLNHNGDVEIAKRLIDVAREAGADAVKFQKRTPEIATPEHMRDVPRETPWGTMSYLDYRRRVEFDRDQYVEIGDYVTMSGLHWFASPWDVPSVAFLEDLNVVAHKVASASLTDTELLQALRETGKPVILSTGMSTMEQIDRALDTLGTDRTILMHATSTYPMEAGEANLKMISTLRDRYAGVPVGYSGHERGLQISLAAVALGAVAVERHITLDRAMWGSDHAASLEPGGPERLVRDIRVIEEALGDGVKRVYPGELAPMAKLRRVGA from the coding sequence ATGACCGTCAGCATCGCAGAACGGGTGATCGGCGGGGGCCGTCCCACCTATGTCATCGCCGAGATCGGCCTCAACCACAACGGCGACGTCGAGATCGCCAAGCGCCTCATCGACGTGGCCAGGGAGGCGGGGGCGGATGCCGTGAAGTTCCAGAAGCGCACCCCCGAGATCGCCACCCCCGAGCACATGCGCGACGTGCCGCGCGAGACGCCGTGGGGCACCATGAGCTACCTCGACTACCGTCGCCGGGTCGAGTTCGACCGCGACCAGTACGTCGAGATCGGCGACTACGTGACCATGTCGGGGCTGCACTGGTTCGCCTCGCCCTGGGATGTGCCGAGCGTCGCCTTCCTCGAGGACCTGAACGTCGTCGCGCACAAGGTCGCCTCGGCCAGCCTGACCGACACCGAGCTGCTGCAGGCGCTGCGCGAGACGGGCAAGCCGGTCATCCTCTCCACCGGCATGTCGACCATGGAGCAGATCGACCGGGCGCTCGACACGCTCGGCACCGACCGCACGATCCTCATGCACGCCACCTCCACCTATCCGATGGAGGCCGGTGAGGCGAACCTCAAGATGATCTCCACCCTGCGTGACCGCTACGCCGGGGTTCCGGTGGGCTACTCCGGTCACGAGCGGGGCCTGCAGATCTCCCTCGCCGCGGTGGCGCTGGGTGCTGTCGCCGTCGAGCGGCACATCACCCTCGACCGCGCCATGTGGGGGTCGGACCACGCCGCGTCGCTCGAGCCGGGGGGCCCCGAGCGGCTCGTGCGTGACATCCGGGTCATCGAGGAAGCGCTCGGCGACGGCGTCAAGCGGGTCTACCCCGGCGAGCTCGCGCCCATGGCCAAGCTCCGCCGCGTGGGGGCATGA
- a CDS encoding VapC toxin family PIN domain ribonuclease, with protein sequence MNQLFLVDNSVLQRVHRSGEVAAALTRLLSWGELAGCLPQLLEEGYSARSADELGMIRAATERARVFLPPDAEVAGIALDLQTRLFAAGTGRAVGVSDLQIAATAIRHTDSAQRVSVVHYDADFEHVAQIAPEFQHLWIVPRGSVD encoded by the coding sequence GTGAATCAGCTCTTCCTCGTCGACAACTCGGTGCTGCAGCGTGTGCACCGGTCCGGCGAGGTGGCGGCGGCACTGACCCGGCTTCTCAGCTGGGGAGAGCTCGCCGGGTGCCTTCCGCAGCTGCTGGAGGAGGGGTATTCGGCGAGATCCGCCGATGAGCTCGGGATGATCCGTGCCGCAACCGAACGGGCGAGAGTGTTCCTGCCGCCGGATGCAGAGGTGGCCGGCATCGCCCTCGACCTGCAGACCCGTCTGTTCGCTGCGGGCACCGGTCGCGCCGTCGGCGTGAGCGACCTGCAGATCGCCGCGACCGCGATCCGCCACACAGACAGCGCACAGCGGGTCTCGGTCGTCCACTACGACGCCGACTTCGAGCATGTCGCCCAGATCGCACCCGAGTTCCAGCACCTGTGGATCGTCCCGCGGGGGTCCGTCGACTGA
- a CDS encoding type II toxin-antitoxin system VapB family antitoxin yields MTKTLIDVDDALLARAMALTGAPTKKAAVNSALAQVVRRAEALGYIDLVRGGLVVDLDDPQVIDGAQR; encoded by the coding sequence ATGACGAAGACGCTCATCGACGTCGACGACGCGCTGCTCGCGCGGGCGATGGCGCTGACGGGTGCGCCGACCAAGAAGGCGGCCGTCAATTCCGCTCTGGCTCAGGTGGTGAGACGGGCTGAAGCGCTGGGGTACATCGACCTCGTCCGCGGAGGCCTCGTGGTGGACCTCGACGACCCGCAGGTGATCGACGGCGCACAGCGGTGA